cactttttggaaaaaaattcccaattcaaaaaacactcattacccctactttcaatcattactctcatttctctctccactcattacctctagCTCCAATCAtgattctcatttctctctctatctctctccactcattattctcatttctctctctatctctctccactcattacatctatctccaattattaccctaatttctttctctactcattaccccaaaaaccaaactcaaaaaatctcaaaaactcatccagaCACAGCAAAATATTCTAAAATAactagaaaaacaaaatttgacatCAAGAAACAAAATGATGGAGCCAAAGAACGGAAAAGGATAAAAGCTGCATTATTTCACACCTTTAACGTCACCGAGATGCGTACAATTTGCGAGGTCAAATCAATCTGCAACAGAAGGAGCCGATGCAGTGAGAGAAGGTTGAAATTACACTCAATAAAACATGCAGTGAGAAGTTAACTTTATTCAACAGCTTGTCAAGTCAAAATAAGGTATGTCTAACATGGCATCTcttgagcttcacttttggcataacaaataaAAAGCACCAGCAAAATAGAAGGGTTTTTTTTCATCCAAGTTATCTCAAGTAGCTGAATAATGTCATCACCTCATCTTAtagatatttttatttgtagGCAATGAGACCAAGAATGTGCAGAGCATACTGGGGCACACCCTAGAGAATATTGAAAAGCTAGGTAAAAGCTAATAGAAAGGGCATACCTCAGATACCAACCTTCAGAAGGCACCAGAGGTTAACCAATATAGGGATCAAACAATGGAGAAGTATCACACCCTAGTTAGCTATCTCAAGACACTTCTCCAACaacaataaaagtaaaaaaacagTGCTCCATCATACCAAGTGTAATACCTGGACATTCTCAGGAGTCAGGACTAAGAGGCTAAATGTTACAGTTCAAGGACGTTGGGTAACTTGGGTCAAATGTACAAATTAGAAGAGTTCTTCAAAGTCAAATGGATAAATTAAAATAGGTTCTTCGCAGTACAAGCTGAACAATGAGAAAATTTAAAAGGTTAAAACGACGAAAGGAACAAATCCAGTAAATATGTCTTTAAACTCAACATGCCTCTATCAGTCAAAGTCCGAGTTCCATGCTTGCTAAAACTGATCCGTCAATCAGAAAAATAGAGTCCATTAAAAGGGCATAGGTGGTGGTTGGCCATTGGTGAATTGAAAATGCACAAACTATTATGCATAGAATACAGGATTTAAAGACCGAGTAAAATGCTTATGAAATTAATTGTGTAAAGATACTATGGATTATTGGGAAATAGACGTTTATAATGGGCAAGAGAAACCATGCTTTTCCTTTGAAGAACATCATAAACTAGCTAGCATTGTTAAGTAACATTATCCTCCAATTAATGTGCCACGAAGATTtcaagtaaaaaagaaaatgatttttgtatATATCAACTATTCAAAGTACTATACACATCACAAGCTGTCAAGCATAAAGAGATAACCAACTAAACCCACAAATCCTAACGCCAAGCTTAAACTCTTCCAGGGAAAGTGAACAAATATGTGAGTGTTGGGTTTGGGAAACCTGATTTGAACTAATTTGCACTGTGCTAACTATTTGGTGTTCGTCAGGTCGCGGGGTCCAGGGGCAGCGCACACGGCGAGGGCTTGGGGACAGCACCCCCAAAACCTAGACAGCAATATTATGGTAAATGATCATGTGAACATTAGGTTATAAATACATGTTTTACGTAGTCAATGTAACTTGTAAGCCATTCTCCATTCGGTACATAGTGGAAGCCACGGATGTATTCAACTACACAGTTGAAGAATCGCGTAAATTCTGTTTCGCATTCTTTGTTTCTTTACTCGATTGTTCTACACGCATGATGTAtgtatttgttagtttggcCGATTTCTGAACGATGAGTTCAATTCTTATTCTAGAGCAATAAACCGCAGCAAATCAgacagaaccaaaccaacccaaacaCACCCGACACGAATACGAAGTTGATAGATttcaaacacaattacaagaaatGATCTAAATTATCAACCAATACGACGTGATAATAGGATTACGCACCCGGCGATCAACCTTGGATATGACTAGATCGGATAAAGAAGGAGCCAACAAAATGGCGACAGATAGGAGGAATAGATCGAAGCGAAACCCCATCTGCTTGTAGCTGAGCGTAGGGTTAGTGTCGAAAGTGCCTGAAGTTGGGAAAATGTAAATAAGTAGAGAGAAATTACAAGTCAGAAAGTAGGGATAGAAAGAGGAATATTTGTTGAATCCAAACTTGGATTTACCTATCGAGGCTAAGATCCTCCGATTTCGAGGCTAAGATCCTCCgattctcttctcttctctcctcttctcttctcttgactggtggtggtgggggtgacCCTTCTCACTGCTACAAGCGCATGCGGCTGGCTGGCTTACTTGACGCCACGGTCTGTTTTGGACTTAACTTGTGAGAATTTTTCGGATCCGGGGGTGCCGCAATGAACCCGGTTGAGCGGCATCACACAACTGTCAATCTCATTTATCAATGACCcagattaaaaacaattttttatcgataaaaaatggagtatttATTACTGGtcaaagttaaaaaatatattacaacCTTAATTGAAGAGATCGATGTTTTGTGTGCCGCACTACGCTACAGCACCCCGGTTctaaaaaaggaaggaaaaatacTAGTTGTCAGGGGTGTTCGAGAAAACGCCCGAACCATAAAACCGGTTCGATCCTGACCGAACCGTCTTATTTGGTCTGGTTCTACGGTTCTTTGGTTAGGTTatggttctaaaaaaataaaaatcgttaattttggttcggttactggttctcaattaaagaaCCATGTTAGAACCGGACCGGATCGTTTAgaactataatatatatatatatatatatatatataaaattatataaaaataaatatatgtgtagAAATTGGTCTGCTTTTTGAACATGGAATAAGTTAGTGCTGCTGATTTAAGTAATATTTTGGGCATTGGAGTTGTTCTTTACTTCTTTACTTCAAGACGTGCTGTTATATTTTATAGTTTATGATATAGGTTTAATTCTAGTTCTAAATATAATGGGTTATTAATGTTTTTTTATCGCTGAATTTAATTATTCCATAAGTGGTTTTGGCTACTTCATTGGTGGTTTTCGTCACTATTTTTTGGTCGAGTGTCAAGTATTTCGTGAACCATATTGGGTTTTGATTCTTAATAAAACgtctattattattttatgagttatttgatgctttaaatttttaattttttgagtttatattttgtgaataagtgtttgaaTTCTAATTGGATAGgaccggaaccgaaccaaaaccagACCGgttttgcggtttggttctgatTAGGGTCCACACATATATTGGCTAGATTCTTGTTCCCAATTTCCTAAAACCGTTGGAAATGATCTGATTAATGGTTTTCTAGATAATCGGACCAATCCAAACCGTGTACGCCCCTACTGCTAGTAGAAATTAACGCTGTGTTTGgaagggaaagtgaaggaaaagaaaaagaaaaaggagagtgaAAATTTCACTACTTACAATACTAgaatttgttgttttctctctttttcttataATCAAACAATGGTAAGGAAAATTTTTGAAGTTTActttcgtttcttttcttttcctcaagttccaaacaaaccacaaaaatatGGGGAAGAAAATTGTATACAAAGACCAAGAtacttttgattttgttactccTACAAAGTATAAACCAATAAGAAAGGAGAAAATTTTCTGCTAGTATTTCATTATGCAGTACTCATGTTCCACAAGCACACAATCTCCCAGCAGTACATTTTTTAGAACAATCTTATATTTCCTTGCAATATGGATTGGTTGATTGCACTTTTTGATCGGCTTTTGGTTGATTGCACATTAGTTCGACTCGCCAACTATTGAGTAGGCCTGTCCGACAAATAAGGATTGTACAAATACCTGTCATACAAAATCTGTAAAACAAAATAGAATCttcaaaaaactgaaaacattGAATCTAGCTCTACATTATCTAGCTCTACATATATAACCCGGGAAAGAAAAATTCGTGTCTCATGGCAATCTAGAAGAAAACTGGTTTTGCTGGGAATCACTGGGAACGAAAACCGGAAGCTGGCCACCCCTCTGCGATCTACCCTGTTGGTAATAACTTGACGCAGGACCTCTCTGTGGAGCAGCAGCAGATATGGAGCTTCCACTTCTCAACCCTCTATTCGATTCATTCAAAAGAGGCCCGCCATAAAATATAGATTGACTCGTATACAAAAGCTCAGATCCAGAAACCTGAGAAGAACCACCAACGGTGCTCCTTGTCGCTGCAGAGACAAATCGCCCGGCTTCCTGATCCCAAACTACAGCAGCAGCCGAGCTATTTTGCCTCATAGGTGGTAATCGCGATACATTTTCAGTGACAGTAGTTTCATTCACATTACTTGCCTTTGTTGGCCAGGGAGACTGATTCCCTGATGAGTGATACATTGGGTTGAAATGATCTTTGTTAGAAGTCTGCTGATCCAACGGAGAAGGGGTCATGTTGATGGTGCGATTCGGACTACTTAGGTTACTTAGGCTGTGAGCACAAGTTTCCAGATCTTCGCAGCTTGCGCGACTAGGAGGATACGAGTTTTTGGAAGAAGATACCATTGATTTTCCTGATTTAGAGCGTCGATCGTGGAATCCCTGATTGGTGCCGACTGGACTGCTTCTTCCGCTCACATTGCTACTCGAAAAGTGATCACCATCGTAAGGGTGATGTCGAGAAGAAACTGGGCGTAGGACTGAAGATGAAGCTCTGGCCTTAGCACCTGCTTTGACCGCTTCATTTGAATCCAATTTTGCAAGCTTCCATGCACTGATTCGGACTGGACGAGAGGGTAGTTTTCCCTTGTCATTTGGCTGTACTGCATCTGGATCTACTGTAGATGGTAGACGTCCAGGCACCAGATGCGGGATGATTTCATCCTGTTAGTgaccacaaaaaacaaaaaaacaaatgaacatTATGAACAAGCTTCTGGAAAGATGACACATGCACTCAACATATCGAAATATGGCACACATTGGAGCACAAGGCGAGAATGATTATGCATCTAAATCCAACAGCTCTGGAAACAAAGTATCATGGCAATCGAAGTAACCAATATCGAGAGGACACTATAAGCACTTGTTCAGTTGTTTTACTAGATCATGATTCGAATAAAAAGGTTGGTCGGCATATGAATTGGACAAACCCCTATTTTTGCCACCCATGTTCCATTACTACAAACGGGAatctaaacttttctttttcatgctCTTAGTTGTCAGAATTATTTTTCTCAATAATCTTCCACCATTTTGCACCTGCGAATCTATGTTTTGGAACGAACAAAACAAGGACATAGTATATGTCGTATGACTGTGTATGAAGAGGTACATATGTTCATGCATATGTACACAATTCTTATAATTCCGCCTTCCACCCACATTCTTCAAGTATAATAtcactatttatttattatggtTAAACTTGCCGATAAGTTCTGTCAAGCTGTTTTTTCTTCACTAAAAGAAAGCCATGATAGTCATTACATGTCGGTAAGTTGGCAAGACATCTGAATTAAGGTCTCCAAACTAACAAGTTCAATCATTGCAATACAGAAGTCTCCAAACTTATCAACCATTACAAGGGATGTGCATGACAAGTGGCAGAGTTAACATTTGCATGACCGCAATGCCCTCTTGAAATGTTTGTGCTTCTTAGAGAACATACGAGCTTCACACTATACATTGCAGTACCTGGTGGTCCATAAAGATTCTTGGTGGTGTACACCAAGCGCCTTTATACTGCAGGCCCATCCCGACAGAGCTTTTTCCACTAATTGCAGTCACAGCAGAACTTGTTGGTGAAGAAGGCAAACTATGCTGGTCTTCTCCATCTACCGAGGGTCCAGGAGGTTCACTCTGTGCCCTCATCGCAACAACATACTCATATGTTGTGATACCCTGAAGCAACAAAGATTTTGATTCTACAACCATGATCCAACACACACATAAAGAGAAAGCAAGAGAGCCTAAAATGAACTGACCTTTCGTATCAGAATCATGTGGAAAAAGAACAGTTCTCCTAGAGGCACAACAGCAAGTAAAGAAACAGCTGTACATAGGGCCTGAAAAGAAGGAACAAAACCAACGTAAAGTGATATCATAACAGGAATCCCTGCATCATCAAATATAGCCATAGTAAATGTAATCTTTTGCTGAAAACATTGGTGAAGTGACGTATATAACAAATAGCTCCTAAAACACTAGGTCATACAAATGTAAAGTACATTTTCAAGAAATAATGCCAAAGGTTTGCTTATGGGATTACAAAACACCCCTAGTTACATAATTTTAAAGTTAAGATTTGCAACCTAGATCTATTTCcttaaccttttctttttaacttttaagccCCTCTTCTTATCATCAAAGAGAGCAAAATGTGTGTACTGGCCCATTGTCAAAAAATTTGACTAAAGTTGGGGAGATGAGATCCACTCTCCTAATAACAGAAAGTAAAATTATCTTATGAACATAAAGGTGCACAAAACAGACACGCACGTCAATATTTTTTACTAAATATGGGGAGATCCACCATATCCTAATAACAgagcaaaataatattttgaacGTAAAAGGTGACAAAACAGATGTGCGCGCACAGAGAGTTCTGCAAGAAGAGAATCAAGAAGATATACCACAACACTAGCAAAGGGGGGCCGGGAAAATCCATCTCCAAGCCTTTCAGTTATTTGATGTTCTACGGCCTTTCGATCAACAAAGCACCGGACAAGGACGGCAATGCCGATCCCAAATTGAACAACAAGCTGGTGCACAAATGTACCCACAGACACATGTCCAAAGTTTAGTTGTGATTAAAAGGAATGTAGTAGTGAAAATGAAGCCTAACAAAAAATTACTGGAAAGCATACCAAAGCAAGTATCTCAAACTTACCCAACACAGGCTCATTCCCATGAGGCAAACAAATGTGATATAATTTTTCCTCCCCACACAATTATTTAACCACTGCAAAACAGATTGTCATTTCCATATATCATTTCATCCCCTGGACAAAGGAATGCACAGAAATAACAAGAAAAGCAACCCTGTTGTTTTTGCTGGATTTATCTTGTTGGAATACAAAGTAAGTTACAATCAAGGCATGCTGCATAAGGAAAATTACGGAAACTACTTATCACGAGAGGGAGAACAAAACCATAACATCAACTACAGTGACATGACAACCAACATGGGATCTACAAATTCCTTCAAAGGGCAGTACCTTTCTAAACATGATAGATCAATAATTCCTCAATGTTACACCATGTCTCAATAGTCAATATTCAAGGGTCATAAACTCAGGAAAGTTACAgaaatgaaaatataaaaattaccCGGCAGTGATGATCAAATCCATCAACACACTTGTCACAGCTTCTGCAATGTTTGCTGAATTTGCGTACCTACAAAGGAACGAGAACTACATTGGTTGATTGGAATAATTATCTTTAGCGTCCTTGTTTCAGGGACTGAATTGAGATTAAGCCCGATAATTTGAACTTCTACTGAAGACTTGATCATATCAGAAGGGGCACATACAAACTCTCCCCTACTTCAAATAACACGTAATGCTAAGGAATGATGATGAGTTTTTCTCCATCCTAAAGTAGGAAGTACAAAGCTTCCAACTGTGAACATGTATAAAAAGTCAGTGATACAGAACTGTTGGAACTCCCAAGTAGAGAGTTACACATCAGTACAAACTCTACATTTTATGAGGCTACGACATTTACCACACCATATCACTTCAAGAGGCAGAAAGATTACATGAGCAAGTTAAAGTAGTGTCAAAAGTTgtctcctcccccccccccccccccctttttatatctttctttttgtttcggGTGGCAGGGGTGAGGTGCAGATTTGGCATTGGGGACATTGCAGTGGTCATCTCAATGGAATTTCTCTAAAACTCTAATGGAAAATCTCTTGACACTAGTTAGCTCTTTGTGAAGGAATGAATATGATAAGACACAAACCCGCTTCAAAGGTAAACAAAGGTTGTGTAGCAGAAACCCTGTGGacttcaaaatgaaaacatgTACCTCAGCATGGCACAGGGTACAGAATAAACCATCTTCTTCTCCAGATTGTTCCAGCAAAAGATCATCATCTTTGCGACAATCTTCCCGAACAAGACAACCGCAAAAGAGTCCTCCAACTTTTGAACAGCAGCTTGAACTGTGCCTATAAGGTGTTCCTGCATCCCCTAGTCCTTCCTTGCTAGGCTCCTCAACAGATGCATTCCCTGATCACAAATCACAACTTTTAAGGGAAAATGTGAAGGACAAAATAACATCACCTACCCAAGTAAAAGCAAAATTCCAGAGAGCCAGGACCTATGAGAAACCctattaaaaatttaatggtGACTGTATTCCCACAAACAACTTCTAAGGACCACCGCTCGAATTTCCTTTTGCGATGGTCCAACAGGGATGTGAATAGGTGTTATGATCATGTAATGATGGTAGAAGAGGTCAAGTCTCCTTGGTTCTTTGACGGCCCAATGGGGAAACAGGTAGGTGATATACACTTCAAGCCATGCCTGTAAGTGGTTAAGTGACTGTGACTTGACTCTTGAGTCTCCTAGGAGGATCCATACAATGTTGAACTTAAATGATATTACAGCAACCGCTAACCAGTCAAATCTGTGCCATTCTGCGATCTATGGGCTGATGTCTTGTCAGCTTCAACCAAAATTCCAGGATCAGCAGGATCAATAGCAGTGCATCTAACATAGAGAATAAATACGCTGATTACCTGAACAAAGAACAACAAAAGACAATAAGATAGAAATTAATGAGCAGTAGATAGTGCTGAAATTATTGCAGAAGTAATCAACTTTTAGGCTTGTCATGCTTACCAAGAGGGAATAGACACCAAGGGCCACGTATTCATATATGTCCGCCCTTCCAAGAAAGGGAGCAAAAAATGCATAAAACGCAACACATAGCAAGAAAAATACTGTTATGGCCACAACCTGTACATCaaggaaagaaagaatgaaCAAAGAGATCAAGAAATTATCTCACAAGTTCATAGAACACAGATCAACCAATTATCCCTAGTGAAAACTTATGTGACGGGTAAGGTAATGCCTTTAATTACCTTTCTAATCAAGGAAATTGTGCAAGATcggaaatgtaaaaaaaatcatgcacACACTAATGTGCCTCAGTAGGAAACATGAAAGCTTCTGACAAACATGTTCTTGCTCATAACACCAACAAAAGTTGAACAATTTCCTTCGTTATATACAAGCATGTTCGCAATGGGATTCATTGTACAAACCAATTATCCAGAAATtttaaccacaaaaaaaaaaaaaaaattatattcacatGGAGCGTATTAAACCCATGCAAAACAGATCACGGATGGGTCCTAAGAAAAACACACACTcttgttttgagaaaaaatactCAAACCGCAGTGATCCTAAAATAGATAAGAAAGAAATGTATTCCCATGAATCAAAATTCCACGAACACGGTCCAATTTACACTGCATACAAACAGAAACCAACGATAAtccaaaaatctaaaatttgcatttcttttgacaggacaaaaaaaatagtcaaACCTCAATAATcctaaaataaataagaaagaAATGTATTTCCCTGAATTAAAAAATCCTCAAACACGGACCAATTTACACTGCATACGAACAGAAACCAACCATAATCCACAACAATaaagatttaaaacaagaaacagCAATGCTTCTGAAAATTTACCAagaaaaatctaactacaagTACCAAAATAAGAGCCAGAACCCCTAAACACAACCCACATTTTCAATTTCCACTCGATGAAAAAGGGTGAAATGCGAATGAGGCCCACAGTATAAGGTACCTGAAACGTGTGAGCAGGTAGCTCCCACCCGTGACGCCTAGCCATGTCAAAAACCCAGTCTTAACTTGTCAATCAATAGAGTCTTATACAATGAACCATCCAAAGAATGAAAGAACTCTTTTTGCTAACTAAAAACCCAGGCTTGCTTTCTACCTAATCAGATCATGGGGGGACCAAAGCAGGCAAAGCTGCTAGTGGGTTTAGTGAGACTTCGATCTCGACCCAGATGTTCAAAACCCAAATGAGAACGACCCATTAAGTCTGTTCTAGGGTTTGTGCAGTTCGATTTTTATGGAGCAATGAGCCGTGGAAGATGATGATTGAGATGGAGAACGGggaaaaaggaaggaaaagggGAGTAGAATCATTTTCTGTTATATAGAGCACTCCCAAAGGACTGTGATTCTTGCTAGACTGCTAGTTGCTATAGCCGGACGTGTTACGGTGTACTTTATTTTTAGTCATTTGAAATCTGGCCCTTTAGAATTCCTATAAATTACTCCACCAAACACGATAGTTTAATCTTCTATGGGTTAAAAATGTAAACCAAGGTTATGCAATTGTTTGACAAATTATGAATTCGACATTTTGCAGAACATCTCTTGGTCTTGATCCAAACATCTACTCGTATTGATGGATAGATTTTAACTGTTTAAATATTTCGAGAATATTTTGTAGCTTATAAATTATTACATTCTACATATTGACAAAGTTCTTTGTGAGAACTTGTAATTGGATCTGAATTCTTCATCTAATAATTAGCGGTACAAAAAATAGGAATCTTTAAAAGTTTGAGTATGAATTCATCTTTTACGTgcacaaaaagacaaaacataTAGAAAATTAACCAACTCCATTACTTATGTGTTCACTCCAGTTTTTTATAAGATGGTGGAAAATATTCAGTAAGATGAACGTTTCTAAACCGACAAAAAATGTAGAAAAAATCTTTGATTAATCAATGAAACACTCAAACATGATCCAAAGAATAGATAGAGAACCGATTTTTGCAATCTAACTGCAAAGAGACCTTTGCATTTGAATCCCAATAATTCATTTTTACATTCACCagttcatattttaaaaaaactctttccaaaaaaaaagtgttttcaaattGGAACCAGTCAAAATACATTTAGACAATTAAGATCGAACGGACGACTCTATGTAGTTTAACATCATATCATAGGGAGGCCAGATTATATAGATACAACTAAAGAAAGAGAAGTCGCTTGTACTAATATTTCCAAAGTTAATAGTATAATAATGTGTTTGACCCTTGGGATACCTTTAGCTTGAGTGAGCTGCCCCTAGCTAACCATTTAACAACTCGCTGCTCCCCCTGTTTTGTTCAACATGGACCTAGATATGTGTACacaagattttgttttttatttgaaaatggtTATTTGGTTAGGTTTTCGTATGCCTTTTTCTCACATAAACAAGGGGAAATATGGACCCCACGTTCATTAAAAAAACTGATAGTGATGCATGTTTTCACAACAACTACAGTTTCGGAatcttcttttgtttattttcctaAAAAACCTCGCTTTTGGGGGGAAACCATGTGACCACAGAGTCACTCATGACACCCTTGACCGTTGGATAGAATCATGAAACTCCGTTGAAGACTTGAAGCTTTACTCTGCGTGGGCCATTGCCATTTTGAGGTCAGAACTTGGGTGCGAGCTAAGGTCCCGTTTCAGAACttgaataagtttttattttttgttcaataataaagattgttccacaaaataagaagtaagtatttattttttggttaaggcaactttaagctcaaaaatcatgtgtttacgcaaataatttttctatcaatatggatcttatttgatagatctcattgagatttttaatacggtgcaaaaaaaattgaaaatttatttttcatttacgttatttttgagtttaaaaatgtgaaataaactgtttatttgagttttctggaacaactcttcttatttttctttgagaagttttaaaataagtacttattttttaagaaggtttctggaacggagcctaagtcaCACAATCAACCGTGAGAGAGAAGCCCGAACGCGAGTGTGAGCGTGAAGGCGCTTTTAGGAAAATATTTCGAGTTATTAAAATTTGCGAGAGCGAGAATTGAAAGTAAGAGAGAAAGACACTACAAAATGATTATGTGACTAACAGTGCGAGTTTGGGGCTACTcgactaagagcatccgcaatgggaataatcaaaatcgataaccaaaatgtgtcacgtcagcatttgattatccatttagttcataatcaaacctaacaaacttgatctccacattggttatttttgtatccctataaaaaaaacccccacaatacggaatgcatctatgtccaattgcaaacgagttccaatcgcgcacccgaccacaccaaattattcgccTCGATGAAACGATTCTAATGTGatgtgttttttagttttgaatttggttattgggtttggttattgagttttggttattggtaaaagttgttaagtttggttattcaaagatcaaaatttgatgagttgctaagaggttgctaagtttggttattataatgtgagcatttttttgagcaaacattgctaactttagcaactttttagttttgattattacattgtggatgctctaactgCGGACCACCATTGCTTTTCTggatttgagtgttttttttctAGGGGAAGATAAATGGGTAGATCCTCTCACTGAGTTGTTATTAGCTTTGATTGAATTGTATCTCCTTTTGCTTGTATTGGTGTTTCAGACCTTGTTCGATTGTgcgattttgatttggattctaatcattatcctaatTCTATTTTCAAGATGATAAATTACCTGAGAAGAATCACTTCCAAATTACTGGTACTTTATAATGCAAACAGTTGCACCAAGTTAAGGAATTGCAATTTCTGTCATTATGACAATGTAAAAGGAACACCTTGCTTCAGATTTTACCAATTTCTCTCATTTGGTTTAAATTTTTACTCTGAGAGTTCTATAATGCGCTCATAATGTGTGCACGGACTCGGTTCCCATCCAGTCTCCGTGCCCTCAAGTTTGGTCCAGTTTTCGACCATTGTGAATTCCATCCCCCAGTTTGGTTCAGTTTTTGGGTAGATCTGCTCGGGATTCTCAACGACCGTAACCGGTGCTATGGTTTGCCACATCTCTGCATCCAGGTCCAGGAGAAATCATTGTGGGCCTTGGTAATTTAGGCGGGCCTTAACTCAAACCTGGGCTTACTTTTGTTGCCCTTTTTT
The sequence above is drawn from the Rhododendron vialii isolate Sample 1 chromosome 6a, ASM3025357v1 genome and encodes:
- the LOC131330805 gene encoding protein S-acyltransferase 21 — translated: MARRHGWELPAHTFQVVAITVFFLLCVAFYAFFAPFLGRADIYEYVALGVYSLLVISVFILYVRCTAIDPADPGILVEADKTSAHRSQNGTDLTGNASVEEPSKEGLGDAGTPYRHSSSCCSKVGGLFCGCLVREDCRKDDDLLLEQSGEEDGLFCTLCHAEVRKFSKHCRSCDKCVDGFDHHCRWLNNCVGRKNYITFVCLMGMSLCWLVVQFGIGIAVLVRCFVDRKAVEHQITERLGDGFSRPPFASVVALCTAVSLLAVVPLGELFFFHMILIRKGITTYEYVVAMRAQSEPPGPSVDGEDQHSLPSSPTSSAVTAISGKSSVGMGLQYKGAWCTPPRIFMDHQDEIIPHLVPGRLPSTVDPDAVQPNDKGKLPSRPVRISAWKLAKLDSNEAVKAGAKARASSSVLRPVSSRHHPYDGDHFSSSNVSGRSSPVGTNQGFHDRRSKSGKSMVSSSKNSYPPSRASCEDLETCAHSLSNLSSPNRTINMTPSPLDQQTSNKDHFNPMYHSSGNQSPWPTKASNVNETTVTENVSRLPPMRQNSSAAAVVWDQEAGRFVSAATRSTVGGSSQVSGSELLYTSQSIFYGGPLLNESNRGLRSGSSISAAAPQRGPASSYYQQGRSQRGGQLPVFVPSDSQQNQFSSRLP